The proteins below come from a single Cylindrospermopsis raciborskii Cr2010 genomic window:
- a CDS encoding YcjF family protein yields MPLSRIVTLVIGLIIILGLALWLIDSLSRLYWQLSYSPLLGNLLLFLLVILLVGLVAAFVYYVLILPTGETKSPRPRVTAAQIPAAKSDAASSTLQAVRQQVAQIQDEVTRQALLSRTREIEANLARGEIQVVVFGTGSAGKTSLVNAIMGRMVGEVNAPMGTTKVGETYCLRLKGLERKILITDTPGILEAGIPGTEREHLARALATEADLLLFVVDNDLRRSEYEPLRGLAEIGKRSLLVLNKTDLYKDEDKDAILIKLRERVRDYIDHNDVVAIAANPQAVELEGGEIFRPEPEIVPLLKRIAAVLRAEGEDLIADNILLQSLRLGEEARKLIDSQRRRQADKIVYRYQWIGAGVVSVTPLPVVDLLATAAVNAQMVVEIGKVYGCDLNMDRGKELALSLGKTIAGLGIVKGAIELLSTALQLHVATFLVGRAIQGVTAAYLTRIAGKSFIEYFRHDQDWGDGGMTEVVQEQFQINRRDKFIQDFIQEAIAKVVKPLADRE; encoded by the coding sequence ATGCCTTTGTCTCGCATAGTTACACTTGTAATTGGCTTAATTATAATTTTAGGACTAGCTCTGTGGTTAATTGACTCCCTAAGTCGTTTATATTGGCAGCTATCCTATTCTCCCTTATTAGGTAATTTACTATTGTTCCTACTGGTCATACTTTTAGTGGGACTAGTTGCAGCTTTTGTCTATTATGTATTAATTCTACCCACTGGTGAAACAAAATCCCCGCGTCCCAGGGTTACTGCTGCTCAAATTCCCGCTGCTAAGTCGGATGCAGCTTCTAGCACCTTACAAGCGGTTCGTCAACAGGTGGCACAAATTCAAGATGAAGTTACTCGTCAAGCTTTATTGAGTCGCACTAGGGAAATAGAAGCTAATTTGGCACGGGGGGAAATCCAAGTAGTTGTTTTTGGTACAGGAAGTGCTGGTAAAACTTCGCTGGTCAATGCTATTATGGGGCGAATGGTGGGAGAGGTAAACGCTCCTATGGGTACAACTAAGGTCGGTGAAACCTATTGTTTACGCTTGAAGGGTTTAGAACGGAAAATTTTAATTACTGATACACCGGGGATTTTGGAAGCAGGGATCCCTGGAACGGAACGGGAACACCTAGCTAGAGCTTTGGCTACAGAAGCAGATTTGTTATTGTTTGTGGTAGATAATGACCTACGTCGTTCTGAGTATGAACCTTTAAGGGGTTTAGCAGAAATTGGTAAGCGATCGCTTTTAGTTCTCAACAAAACTGATTTATATAAAGATGAAGACAAAGATGCTATTTTAATTAAGTTACGAGAAAGGGTGAGGGATTATATTGATCATAATGATGTAGTGGCGATCGCAGCTAACCCCCAAGCTGTGGAATTGGAGGGAGGGGAAATTTTTCGACCAGAACCTGAAATAGTTCCTCTCCTAAAACGCATAGCTGCTGTATTACGAGCTGAGGGTGAAGATTTAATAGCGGATAATATTTTATTACAGTCTTTACGATTAGGGGAGGAAGCTCGCAAACTCATTGATTCCCAGCGTCGTCGTCAAGCTGATAAAATAGTTTATAGATATCAGTGGATTGGTGCTGGGGTGGTATCAGTTACCCCCCTACCCGTAGTTGATTTATTAGCCACAGCAGCAGTTAATGCTCAGATGGTAGTAGAAATTGGCAAGGTTTATGGTTGTGACTTAAATATGGACAGGGGTAAGGAATTGGCCTTATCTTTGGGCAAAACTATTGCTGGTTTAGGTATAGTTAAGGGCGCTATTGAGTTGCTATCTACGGCTTTACAACTTCACGTTGCTACCTTTTTAGTTGGGCGTGCTATTCAGGGAGTAACCGCTGCTTATTTGACCCGTATTGCTGGTAAGAGTTTTATTGAGTATTTTCGCCATGATCAAGACTGGGGTGATGGAGGAATGACGGAGGTGGTTCAGGAACAATTTCAAATTAATCGTCGAGACAAGTTTATTCAGGATTTTATTCAAGAGGCGATCGCTAAAGTTGTTAAACCATTAGCTGATCGTGAATAA
- the sppA gene encoding signal peptide peptidase SppA: protein MNNFIKQTLASLIGSLLGLSIFSGVSFLGLLFLVIAATSSQSTEPQVKDQSMLVFDLSVKITETQPSYTEVLEKTLTGAGEEQITLRQLIGALEQAAEDQRIVGIYINVSESSKVSSLGYASLREIRQALEKFRASGKKIIAYGVGWSEREYYLSSVADKIFLNPVGMMEINGLSSQPIFLTGALQKYGIGVQVVRVGKFKGAVEPLVLDKLSPENREQTQQLLDDLWGEWGNSVGKSRKISPEILQEIANNQGVLEAKDAKNNGLIDEVAYTDQVVANLKTIGTSDNDGKSFRQIGIGDYLQASEIKEQQNSQNKIAVVYAEGEIVDGEGESSQIGGDRYAKVLRKIRQDQDIKSVVLRINSPGGSATASEIIEREIQLTKQVKPVIVSMGDVAASGGYWIASNSDHIFAEPGTLTGSIGVFGVLLNGQKLANNNGITWDTVKTSEFADSQTVSRPKSPQELAIYQRSVNRIYNMFINKVVQGRKLPETKVGEIAQGRVWSGATAKQIGLVDEIGGLNIAIEYAAKKAKLGKDWQVEEYPEVTTLGERFFGKKLEEAIIGIHNRDTSQTNPLITELEKVRKETTIFRIMNDPQGIYARLPFNFNID from the coding sequence ATGAATAACTTTATTAAACAAACTCTTGCCAGTTTAATTGGCAGCTTATTAGGACTAAGTATTTTCTCTGGTGTTAGTTTTTTAGGCTTGTTGTTCTTGGTAATTGCTGCTACTAGCTCTCAAAGCACGGAACCACAAGTTAAAGATCAATCCATGTTAGTGTTTGACTTATCCGTAAAAATTACGGAAACCCAACCTAGCTATACAGAGGTTTTAGAAAAAACTCTCACCGGAGCGGGGGAAGAACAAATTACCCTACGTCAACTAATAGGAGCATTGGAGCAAGCAGCAGAAGACCAAAGGATTGTAGGAATTTACATAAATGTTAGTGAATCTAGCAAGGTTAGTAGTTTGGGTTATGCTTCCTTAAGAGAAATTCGCCAAGCTCTGGAAAAATTCCGCGCATCAGGAAAAAAAATAATTGCTTATGGTGTGGGTTGGAGTGAGCGGGAATATTATCTAAGTTCCGTAGCAGATAAGATTTTCCTTAACCCTGTGGGAATGATGGAAATTAATGGATTAAGTTCACAACCAATATTCCTCACAGGAGCATTGCAAAAATATGGGATTGGAGTGCAAGTGGTACGAGTGGGGAAATTTAAGGGAGCAGTTGAACCCCTGGTACTAGATAAACTGAGTCCAGAAAACAGAGAGCAAACCCAACAGTTATTAGATGATCTGTGGGGAGAGTGGGGTAATTCCGTAGGAAAAAGCCGTAAAATTTCCCCGGAAATACTACAGGAAATTGCTAATAACCAAGGTGTATTAGAAGCAAAAGATGCAAAAAATAATGGTCTGATAGATGAAGTAGCTTATACAGACCAAGTGGTAGCTAATTTAAAAACAATAGGCACTAGTGATAATGATGGTAAGAGCTTCAGGCAAATAGGAATCGGTGATTACCTCCAAGCTAGTGAAATTAAAGAACAGCAGAATTCACAAAATAAAATTGCTGTAGTTTATGCAGAGGGAGAGATAGTAGATGGTGAGGGAGAAAGTTCCCAAATAGGAGGCGATCGCTATGCTAAAGTCCTGCGCAAAATTCGCCAAGATCAAGACATTAAATCCGTAGTTTTGAGAATTAATAGTCCTGGAGGGAGTGCAACAGCTTCAGAAATTATAGAACGAGAAATTCAATTAACCAAACAAGTCAAACCCGTAATTGTTTCCATGGGTGATGTAGCAGCATCAGGTGGGTATTGGATTGCTAGTAATTCCGATCATATTTTTGCCGAACCTGGCACTCTTACAGGTTCAATAGGTGTATTTGGTGTGTTATTAAACGGTCAAAAATTGGCCAATAATAATGGTATTACTTGGGACACAGTAAAAACTAGCGAATTTGCGGATAGTCAAACTGTTTCCCGTCCCAAATCACCACAGGAACTGGCAATTTATCAACGCAGTGTCAACCGAATTTATAATATGTTTATCAATAAGGTTGTGCAGGGTAGAAAACTTCCCGAAACAAAAGTAGGAGAAATTGCACAAGGGAGAGTTTGGTCGGGTGCAACAGCAAAACAAATCGGGTTAGTGGATGAAATTGGCGGATTAAATATTGCCATTGAATATGCAGCGAAGAAAGCAAAATTAGGTAAAGATTGGCAAGTGGAAGAGTATCCAGAAGTAACCACTTTAGGAGAGCGTTTTTTTGGCAAAAAACTTGAAGAAGCAATAATAGGGATACACAACCGGGACACAAGTCAAACTAATCCCCTCATAACAGAATTAGAAAAAGTACGAAAGGAAACAACAATCTTTCGCATCATGAATGACCCACAGGGAATTTATGCTCGTCTCCCTTTTAACTTTAACATTGATTAG
- a CDS encoding IS630 family transposase, whose product MRNLVFLDESGINLGMSRLFARSQDGQRAIGSVPGNKGKNISLIGALNMDGILAAMTVEGSTNTEVFLTYVNQVLVPQLWKGAIVVMDNLKVHYAERVRLSIESVGAKVKFLPPYSPDLSPIELCWSKLKQFLRSREARTLEALNEAMTSAVNYITAEDALNWFNHCGLFT is encoded by the coding sequence ATTAGAAATTTAGTGTTTTTAGATGAATCGGGGATAAATTTAGGGATGTCAAGGTTGTTTGCCAGAAGCCAAGATGGACAAAGAGCAATTGGTAGCGTACCAGGAAACAAGGGCAAAAATATTTCTCTGATTGGGGCTTTAAATATGGATGGAATTCTGGCAGCAATGACTGTAGAGGGAAGCACAAATACAGAAGTATTTCTCACTTATGTAAATCAGGTTTTAGTACCTCAATTATGGAAAGGGGCTATTGTTGTTATGGATAATTTAAAGGTTCATTATGCCGAGCGCGTGAGATTGTCAATTGAATCAGTCGGTGCAAAAGTTAAGTTTTTACCCCCCTATTCTCCAGACTTATCTCCGATAGAATTGTGTTGGTCAAAATTAAAGCAATTTCTCCGTAGTCGGGAGGCACGAACATTAGAAGCCCTAAATGAGGCCATGACAAGTGCAGTAAATTATATTACAGCAGAGGATGCGCTTAATTGGTTCAATCATTGTGGTTTATTTACATGA
- the fni gene encoding type 2 isopentenyl-diphosphate Delta-isomerase translates to MKPITNHSNLIQNRKADHIRICLEENVQSDQITTGLEKYRFVHCCLPEQDGKQIDISTKFLNRDLHAPLLISSMTGGTQRAGIINRRLAEIAQKYRLAMGVGSQRVLLEKPEVADTFAIRQYAPDVLLFANLGAVQLNYQCGIDECLRIIDALEADALILHINPLQEFIQPRGDTNFYGLLDKIAQLCQQLPVPVIAKEVGNGISVKMAEKLISAGVQAIDVAGAGGTSWALVESERAETALQRRLGKTFANWGISTAECITTIRSRFPQLPLIASGGLRNGLDAAKAIALGSDIAGLAMPFLQSADVSITALEELTEVLIAEITTVLFCTGNRNLHELKQSNCLQSM, encoded by the coding sequence GTGAAACCTATAACTAATCATTCAAACCTCATCCAAAACCGCAAAGCAGACCATATACGGATTTGCTTAGAAGAGAATGTGCAATCTGATCAAATTACTACGGGACTGGAAAAATATCGATTTGTTCATTGTTGTCTACCAGAACAGGACGGTAAACAAATAGATATCAGCACCAAATTTCTGAATCGGGATTTGCATGCTCCTCTATTAATCTCCTCTATGACCGGGGGTACCCAAAGAGCAGGTATTATTAATCGTCGATTAGCGGAAATTGCCCAAAAATATAGACTAGCAATGGGTGTTGGCTCCCAACGTGTCCTCTTAGAAAAACCAGAGGTGGCTGATACTTTTGCCATTCGCCAATACGCCCCGGATGTGCTGTTATTTGCCAATCTAGGTGCGGTACAACTCAATTATCAATGTGGCATAGATGAGTGCTTACGAATTATCGATGCTCTAGAAGCTGATGCTCTTATACTCCACATTAATCCTTTGCAGGAATTTATTCAACCCAGGGGTGATACCAATTTTTATGGACTACTTGACAAAATTGCCCAACTATGCCAACAATTACCAGTACCTGTAATTGCCAAAGAAGTGGGTAATGGAATTTCCGTCAAGATGGCAGAAAAATTAATATCAGCAGGCGTACAAGCCATAGATGTGGCGGGTGCAGGAGGTACATCATGGGCTTTAGTAGAAAGTGAAAGAGCTGAAACCGCACTACAACGAAGATTAGGTAAAACCTTTGCCAATTGGGGTATATCCACAGCAGAATGTATTACTACTATTCGCTCCCGGTTCCCCCAACTCCCCCTAATCGCTTCCGGAGGGTTGCGTAATGGGTTAGACGCGGCCAAGGCGATCGCTCTGGGGAGTGATATTGCTGGATTAGCAATGCCCTTTTTACAATCTGCGGATGTATCAATAACTGCACTAGAAGAGTTAACAGAAGTATTAATCGCGGAAATTACTACAGTATTATTCTGTACAGGTAATAGAAATTTGCATGAATTAAAGCAATCTAACTGTTTACAAAGCATGTGA